In Ipomoea triloba cultivar NCNSP0323 chromosome 15, ASM357664v1, one genomic interval encodes:
- the LOC116005733 gene encoding serine/threonine-protein phosphatase 7 long form homolog: protein MVVNLALLPFIEDFEVCCQYSWGSAVLAYLYRGLCKGADHHTSVVGGCMLLLQLWAWERLPMLRPEGVIAELNIRDLPVGARWVGAHFWGNVPHHVIRAYRNQLDRVNQQMFVFEPYNALFPQLPDYCTADQAIWTARVPLIYFYIIEHYYPDRFCRQFSRFPRCPV from the exons ATGGTGGTAAATTTGGCCTTGTTGCCTTTCATTGAGGATTTTGAGGTTTGTTGTCAGTACAGTTGGGGATCAGCTGTGTTAGCCTATCTTTATAGGGGGTTGTGCAAAGGAGCTGACCACCATACTTCGGTTGTCGGTGGTTGTATGCTACTGTTGCAACTTTGGGCATGGGAGAGGCTTCCTATGCTTAGGCCAGAGGGCGTTATAGCAGAATTAAATATTCGTGATTTGCCAGTTGGTGCCAG GTGGGTAGGTGCACATTTTTGGGGCAATGTGCCTCATCACGTGATTCGGGCATATCGCAACCAATTGGATCGCGTTAACCAACAAATG TTTGTATTCGAGCCTTACAATGCATTATTTCCTCAATTGCCTGACTATTGCACGGCCGACCAAGCGATTTGGACTGCTCGAGTGcctttgatatatttttatatcattGAGCACTACTATCCTGACCGGTTCTGCAGGCAATTTAGCCGGTTTCCAAGATGTCCTGTTTAA